In Corylus avellana chromosome ca2, CavTom2PMs-1.0, the following proteins share a genomic window:
- the LOC132171841 gene encoding potassium transporter 11-like yields the protein MASRMGIDEETGDHRGGMWNLDQKLDQPMDEEAMRLKSMSRDKEISTLVLMQLAFQSLGVVYGDLGTSPLYVFYNTFPHGIADPEDVIGVLSLIIYSLTLVPLIKYVFIVSRANDNGQGGTFALYSLLCRHAKIKSFPNYDQTDEKLTTYSHSSFDEQSYAAKTKRWLERKAFRKNALLVLVLVGSCMVIGDGILTPAISILSAVDGINIDHPKLSEDVVLIIAIALIVGLFSIQHFGTDKVGWLFSPVVFLWFLLIGGIGMYNIWMYDSSIYKAFSPVYIYRYFKRGGRDSWASLGGVMLSLTGTEALFADLSHFPVPAIQIAFTVIVFPCLLLAYAGQAAYLMKSPDHVVSAFYHSIPGSLYWPVYVVATAAAIIASQATICATFSLIKQAVALGCFPRVKVVHTSKEFLNRIYIPDVNWILMILCVTVTAGFKDQNQIGNASGAAVVLVMLVTTFLMILIMLLVWRCHWVLVVIFTGLSLVVELTYFSALILKVNQGGWVPLVIAAAFFIIMYVWNYGTRKRHEFEMHSKVSVAWILRLGPSLGLVRVPGVGLVYSELASGVPHIFSHLITNLPALHSVVVFVCVKYLPVYTVPEGERFLVKRIGPNNFHMFRCVVRYGYADLHKKDDDFESKLFDSLFMFVRLENLMDGFSEMDEQETESRDDNGNENELNVNPNISSADSILIVDSPLPLHTNNTVMSSGETSKESEVDELEFLKSCRVAGVVHLMGNTSVKARSGSRYYKKIAIDYIYAFLKKMCRDNSVIFQVPHESLLNVGQVCYV from the exons ATGGCTTCAAGAATGGGGATTGACGAGGAAACTGGTGATCATAGAGGTGGTATGTGGAATTTGGATCAAAAGCTTGATCAACCAATGGATGAGGAAGCTATGAGGCTTAAAAGTATGTCTAGGGATAAG GAAATTTCAACCCTAGTGCTTATGCAACTTGCATTCCAGAGTCTTGGAGTGGTCTATGGAGATTTAGGGACATCTCCCTTGTATGTTTTCTACAACACATTTCCTCACGGAATTGCAGATCCAGAGGATGTGATAGGAGTTCTTTCGTTGATTATATATTCTCTTACTCTTGTTCCACTCATCAAGTATGTCTTCATTGTGAGCAGAGCAAACGATAATGGTCAAG GTGGAACTTTTGCTCTGTATTCACTCCTTTGTCGGCATGCAAAAATAAAGAGTTTCCCTAATTATGACCAAACTGATGAGAAGTTAACAACATATAGTCATTCTTCATTCGATGAACAATCATATGCTGCAAAAACCAAGAGATGGTTGGAGAGAAAAGCATTTAGGAAGAATGCACTTCTTGTTCTTGTCCTTGTTGGATCTTGCATGGTGATTGGTGACGGGATCCTCACTCCAGCTATATCAA TTCTATCGGCTGTTGATGGGATTAATATAGATCACCCCAAGTTGAGTGAAG ATGTAGTCTTGATCATTGCCATTGCTTTGATAGTAGGTTTGTTCAGCATTCAACACTTTGGTACAGATAAAGTTGGCTGGCTCTTTTCACCAGTTGTGTTCCTTTGGTTTCTCTTAATTGGAGGTATTGGCATGTACAACATTTGGATGTATGACAGCAGCATCTATAAAGCCTTTTCTCcagtctatatatataggtatttCAAAAGGGGAGGGAGAGATAGCTGGGCATCCTTGGGAGGTGTCATGCTTAGTTTAACAG GCACAGAGGCACTTTTTGCCGACCTCTCTCATTTCCCAGTTCCAGCCATACAGATTGCTTTCACTGTAATTGTATTTCCTTGCCTCCTTTTAGCCTACGCTGGACAAGCTGCCTACCTTATGAAAAGCCCAGATCATGTGGTTTCTGCATTTTATCATTCTATTCCAG GTAGCTTGTATTGGCCAGTATATGTTGTTGCAACTGCTGCTGCAATCATTGCAAGCCAAGCCACCATATGTGCAACTTTTTCATTAATCAAGCAGGCAGTGGCACTTGGCTGTTTTCCAAGAGTCAAAGTTGTTCATACATCAAAGGAGTTCCTTAACAGGATATATATTCCAGATGTTAATTGGATCCTCATGATTCTTTGTGTCACTGTTACTGCTGGCTTCAAAGATCAAAACCAAATTGGAAATGCTTCTG GGGCAGCAGTTGTGTTAGTTATGCTGGTAACCACATTTCTTATGATTCTGATCATGTTATTAGTATGGCGTTGCCATTGGGTGCTTGTCGTGATCTTCACTGGCTTATCACTGGTGGTTGAGTTGACATACTTTTCTGCCCTAATCCTCAAGGTCAATCAAGGTGGTTGGGTTCCTCTTGTTATTGCAGCAGCCTTTTTTATCATCATGTATGTTTGGAATTACGGCACGAGGAAACGCCACGAGTTTGAAATGCACTCCAAGGTGTCAGTGGCATGGATTCTCAGGCTTGGACCAAGTTTAGGACTGGTCCGGGTCCCCGGGGTTGGACTTGTGTACAGCGAGTTAGCAAGCGGAGTGCCACACATATTTTCCCACTTGATCACCAACCTTCCTGCCCTCCAttctgttgttgtttttgtttgtgtgaagTACCTTCCTGTGTACACAGTCCCAGAAGGAGAGAGATTCCTTGTGAAGAGGATAGGACCCAATAATTTCCACATGTTCCGTTGTGTTGTAAGATATGGCTATGCTGACCTCCACAAGAAAGATGATGATTTTGAGAGTAAGCTTTTTGATAGCCTCTTCATGTTTGTCCGCCTTGAGAACTTGATGGATGGGTTTTCAGAGATGGATGAGCAGGAAACTGAGTCAAGAGATGATAATGGCAATGAAAATGAGCTCAATGTGAATCCCAATATTTCATCAGCAGACTCGATCTTGATTGTTGACTCTCCATTGCCATTGCATACAAACAATACTGTCATGTCTTCAGGTGAGACAAGCAAAGAGAGTGAGGTTGATGAGTTAGAGTTCTTGAAAAGCTGTAGAGTCGCTGGGGTGGTGCACTTAATGGGGAACACATCAGTGAAAGCTAGGAGCGGATCAAGATACTACAAGAAGATAGccatagattatatatatgcatttctCAAGAAAATGTGCAGGGATAACAGTGTGATCTTCCAAGTTCCTCATGAGAGTCTCTTGAATGTTGGGCAGGTATGCTATGTATAG
- the LOC132171025 gene encoding potassium transporter 10-like isoform X3, with translation MSCRVRDLLACWRKKIGNSQSEDLLWKLILLCLMWWCIWSERNDRSFEDGVSLVYLGAALVLSAVGGINVGHPVINNDLVVLVAVAIIVGLFSMQHYGTDKVGWLFAPVVLVWFILIGGIGIFNIWRYDSSVLKAFSPVCIYRYFRRGGRDSWTSLGGIMLSITGTEALFADLSHFPVSSIQIAFTVIVFPCLLLAYSGQAAYLLKNPDNVVGAFYHSIPDSIYWPVFLVATAAAVVASQATISATFSLIKQALALGCFPRVKVVHTSKTFPNQIYIPDINWILMILCIAVTAGFRNQTQIGNASGTAVVIVMLVTTLLMTLIMTLVWRCHWIVVLIFTGLSLVVECTYFSAVLLKVNQGGWVPLVIAAAFFIIMYVWHYGTVKRFETEFHSKVSMAWILGLGTSLGLVRVPGIGLVYTELASGVPHIFSHFITNLPAIHSVVVFVCVKYLPVHKVPEEERFLVKRIGPKNFHMFRCVARYGYQDLHKKDHEFEKKLFDSLFLFVRYESLMEGCSDSDWSCVDGEQTAQSSNTLNNDNGKTAHSDLGITVSLEDSIVLTNSSSHGNNTIRRSYSRASSQIEIDELEFLNSCRDVGVVHILGNSIVKARRDSKFYKKIAIDYIYAFLRKICRENSAIFNVPQESLLNVGQILYV, from the exons ATGTCTTGTCGGGTGAGAGATCTCCTCGCTTGTTGGAGAAAGAAGATTGGTAATTCTCAAAGTGAAGATTTGTTGTGGAAGTTGATCTTGCTTTGTTTGATGTGGTGGTGCATTTGGAGCGAAAGAAATGACCGGAGCTTTGAAGACG gtgtttctcttgtatacttggGTGCGGCCTTAG TTCTATCTGCCGTTGGCGGGATAAATGTGGGTCACCCGGTGATAAATAATG ATTTAGTTGTGCTTGTTGCTGTTGCTATAATAGTAGGTTTATTTAGCATGCAACACTATGGTACAGATAAAGTTGGTTGGTTATTTGCCCCAGTTGTGCTTGTTTGGTTTATCTTAATTGGAGGTATTGGCATATTCAATATTTGGAGATATGATAGCAGTGTCTTGAAAGCTTTTTCTCCAGTGTGTATATATCGTTACTTTAGAAGGGGAGGGAGAGACAGTTGGACATCCCTTGGAGGTATTATGCTTAGTATAACAg GAACGGAGGCACTTTTTGCTGACCTATCCCATTTCCCAGTTTCATCCATACAGATTGCTTTCACAGTAATTGTATTTCCTTGCCTTCTTTTAGCCTATTCTGGACAAGCAGCATATCTTTTGAAGAACCCAGATAATGTCGTGGGTGCATTTTATCATTCTATTCCAG ATAGCATATATTGGCCAGTGTTTCTAGTTGCAACTGCAGCTGCTGTTGTTGCAAGTCAGGCCACCATATCTGCaactttttcattaattaagcAGGCCCTTGCACTCGGCTGTTTCCCAAGAGTGAAAGTTGTACATACCTCAAAGACTTTCCCTAACCAGATATATATTCCAGATATTAATTGGATCCTTATGATTCTTTGCATTGCGGTGACAGCTGGATTCAGAAATCAAACCCAAATTGGAAATGCTTCTG GGACAGCAGTTGTGATAGTCATGCTGGTAACCACATTGCTTATGACTCTAATCATGACACTGGTGTGGCGCTGCCATTGGATAGTTGTGCTGATCTTCACTGGATTATCACTGGTTGTGGAGTGCACTTACTTTTCTGCTGTATTACTGAAGGTGAATCAAGGTGGTTGGGTACCTCTTGTGATTGCAGCAGCCTTTTTTATCATCATGTATGTTTGGCATTATGGTACTGTGAAACGCTTTGAGACCGAGTTTCACAGTAAGGTTTCCATGGCATGGATTCTTGGGCTTGGCACCAGTCTTGGACTTGTCCGCGTCCCTGGGATAGGACTTGTGTACACTGAGCTTGCAAGTGGAGTACCCCACATCTTTTCCCACTTCATCACCAACCTACCTGCAATTCACTCTGTCGTTGTGTTCGTCTGTGTGAAGTACCTTCCTGTCCACAAGGTCCCAGAAGAAGAGAGGTTCCTTGTAAAGCGGATCGGACCCAAAAATTTTCACATGTTCCGTTGCGTTGCAAGATATGGCTATCAAGACCTCCATAAGAAAGATcatgaatttgagaaaaagctCTTTGATAGCCTCTTTCTGTTTGTCCGTTATGAGTCCTTGATGGAAGGGTGTTCAGACTCAGACTGGTCTTGTGTAGATGGTGAGCAAACCGCACAGTCAAGCAACACCCTCAATAATGATAATGGCAAGACAGCTCACTCAGATTTGGGCATTACAGTCTCATTGGAGGACTCGATTGTGCTCACTAACTCTTCATCACATGGAAACAACACCATCAGGAGGTCGTACAGTCGAGCAAGCAGCCAGATTGAGATTGATGAGTTAGAATTCTTGAATAGTTGTAGAGATGTGGGGGTGGTGCACATATTGGGTAATTCAATAGTGAAGGCTAGGAGGGATTCAAAGTTCTACAAGAAGATAGCCATTGATTACATATATGCATTTCTTAGGAAGATATGCAGGGAAAACAGTGCCATCTTCAATGTTCCTCAAGAGAGTCTCCTGAATGTTGGCCAGATATTATATGTATGA